Proteins encoded within one genomic window of Dermatophilus congolensis:
- a CDS encoding YfcC family protein, with amino-acid sequence MTTPAVNDTHATAKPERRWSFPSAFTILFLLTLLAVGATWLVPAGSYAKLTYDQPSHSLTVTSPQGQKTPLPATQNSLDKLGVKIDVSKFTDGAITKPVSIPHTYERLEQNPAGLADITTSMVNGTVEAADIIVFILILGGLIGVVKATGAFDAGLIALTQRTKGREFLLVSTVSVLMVLGGTSCGLEEEAVAFYPILVPIFIAMGYDAIICVGAIFLAGSMGTTFSTINPFSVVIASNAAGTQFTEGIWWRASGCAVGAVAVIAYLWWYARKIKADPSCSYTYTDREKFVARWQLGADDDSHVAFDWRRKIILVLFVTPFPLMVWGVMAGGWWFPEMAASFLAITIGIMLLAATGPHRLSEKQLVDSFTAGASSLVGVSLIIGLARGINLVMNNGLISDTMLDAASNMVQGMNGPLFIVAMLFVFFFLGFVVPSSSGLAVLAMPIMAPLGDTVGIDRWIIVCAYQWGQYAMLFLAPTGLVMATLQMLDISFSHWVRFVWPMVVFVLSFGGLLLITQVFLTT; translated from the coding sequence ATGACAACCCCAGCAGTAAACGACACGCACGCCACCGCAAAGCCTGAGCGCCGATGGTCTTTCCCATCTGCTTTCACAATTCTTTTCCTGCTCACACTTCTAGCCGTCGGGGCCACCTGGCTCGTCCCTGCAGGCTCCTACGCCAAGCTCACATACGATCAGCCATCCCATTCACTGACTGTCACCTCACCCCAAGGGCAAAAGACACCCTTGCCCGCCACTCAAAATTCCCTTGACAAACTCGGCGTAAAAATCGACGTCAGTAAATTCACTGATGGGGCCATCACAAAACCTGTATCAATCCCACACACCTATGAACGCCTAGAGCAAAACCCAGCTGGCCTTGCCGATATCACAACCAGCATGGTTAACGGCACCGTCGAAGCAGCTGACATCATCGTGTTCATTCTTATTCTCGGTGGGCTGATCGGTGTAGTGAAAGCAACCGGGGCATTCGATGCTGGCCTCATCGCTCTAACCCAACGCACCAAAGGACGTGAATTTCTTCTCGTATCAACAGTTTCAGTTCTGATGGTGTTGGGTGGCACCTCGTGTGGCCTTGAAGAAGAAGCTGTCGCGTTCTACCCGATTCTCGTGCCGATTTTCATCGCTATGGGCTACGACGCCATCATCTGCGTCGGCGCGATCTTCCTCGCCGGATCAATGGGAACCACCTTCTCCACCATTAACCCGTTCTCTGTTGTCATCGCCTCCAACGCTGCCGGCACCCAATTCACTGAAGGGATATGGTGGCGGGCTTCTGGGTGCGCAGTGGGCGCGGTCGCTGTGATCGCCTACCTATGGTGGTACGCCCGCAAAATCAAAGCCGACCCGAGCTGCTCATACACCTACACAGACCGAGAAAAATTCGTGGCCCGCTGGCAACTAGGCGCCGACGATGACAGCCATGTGGCATTCGACTGGCGCCGCAAAATCATTCTCGTGCTGTTCGTGACGCCTTTCCCGCTCATGGTGTGGGGCGTCATGGCTGGCGGATGGTGGTTCCCAGAGATGGCGGCCTCTTTCTTGGCCATCACGATTGGCATCATGCTCCTGGCCGCTACCGGCCCGCACCGACTCAGCGAAAAACAACTCGTTGACAGCTTCACTGCGGGAGCTTCCAGTCTGGTGGGGGTTTCGCTGATCATCGGGTTGGCCCGGGGCATCAACCTCGTCATGAACAACGGGCTCATCTCTGACACGATGCTCGATGCGGCATCAAACATGGTGCAGGGGATGAATGGGCCACTTTTTATCGTGGCGATGCTGTTCGTGTTCTTCTTTCTCGGGTTTGTGGTGCCTTCTTCATCGGGGTTGGCGGTGTTGGCGATGCCGATCATGGCGCCGCTGGGTGACACAGTCGGCATCGACCGGTGGATCATCGTGTGCGCTTACCAGTGGGGGCAGTACGCGATGCTTTTCCTTGCCCCAACGGGGCTGGTGATGGCCACGTTGCAGATGCTTGACATCTCGTTCTCGCACTGGGTGCGGTTTGTGTGGCCCATGGTTGTTTTCGTGCTCAGTTTTGGTGGACTACTGCTGATCACCCAGGTGTTCCTCACCACATAA
- a CDS encoding CPBP family intramembrane glutamic endopeptidase: MLSLGIAGAATVIFFLVLTGAGLLLAMIFGGEEALQRELAVWNTENDSTFLSKLTLDLILAALIPCTLVAVWFGNRGCPKLVHSVVGRFRWKWALRCGIALLPLWVVYIAVDQFFTAPEGSRPESNLLMLIFLAIFVTPLQAAGEEYFFRGWIMQNVGAWFEDPRKALIISGVVSTVVFAWIHGSTDFWVLVDLGTTAVACVYLTWRTGGLEAAVALHTVNNSVVGIITAIAGTASASNVSEATTGSFFATMISIGIHVAAVLILLRLTRDADLDVHAQEPYAIRANSQLS, translated from the coding sequence GTGCTCTCACTGGGTATCGCTGGCGCAGCCACCGTTATCTTTTTCCTAGTTTTGACCGGTGCAGGGTTGCTTCTCGCCATGATCTTTGGTGGTGAAGAGGCTCTCCAGCGTGAACTTGCGGTGTGGAACACCGAGAACGACTCCACCTTCCTTTCCAAGCTCACCCTGGATTTGATCCTGGCTGCTCTTATTCCTTGCACTTTGGTGGCCGTGTGGTTCGGCAACCGGGGATGCCCGAAGCTGGTGCATTCGGTTGTGGGGCGTTTCCGCTGGAAGTGGGCGCTGCGATGCGGAATTGCGCTGCTGCCGCTGTGGGTTGTTTACATCGCCGTGGATCAGTTCTTCACCGCTCCTGAGGGAAGCCGGCCGGAGTCGAACCTGTTGATGCTGATCTTCCTCGCAATTTTTGTCACCCCACTTCAGGCGGCTGGCGAGGAGTACTTTTTCCGCGGCTGGATCATGCAGAACGTTGGTGCATGGTTTGAAGACCCGCGCAAAGCTTTGATTATTTCGGGGGTAGTTAGCACGGTCGTCTTTGCGTGGATCCATGGGTCTACAGATTTCTGGGTTCTTGTTGACCTGGGCACGACAGCAGTGGCCTGCGTGTATTTGACGTGGCGCACTGGCGGTTTGGAGGCTGCCGTAGCGCTGCACACTGTGAACAACAGCGTGGTCGGGATTATCACTGCGATCGCTGGAACGGCTAGTGCGAGCAATGTTTCTGAAGCGACGACTGGGTCATTTTTTGCCACGATGATCTCGATCGGCATTCACGTGGCAGCAGTGTTGATTCTGCTGCGCTTGACCCGTGACGCTGACCTGGATGTGCATGCGCAAGAGCCGTATGCCATCCGCGCCAACTCCCAACTTTCCTGA